A window of the Pecten maximus chromosome 19, xPecMax1.1, whole genome shotgun sequence genome harbors these coding sequences:
- the LOC117317929 gene encoding uncharacterized protein LOC117317929: MTTITVICVTMTGVAYCVVVVYRHIERVCVGDFICLSRTVIPEDSGGDSIRLSRTVVPDNGGGDSIRLSRTVVPDNGGGDSIRLSRTVVLECGDDGGGSSCGDDGFGDGDGNGDGDGSVI; the protein is encoded by the exons ATGACGACAATTACAGTGATATGTGTGACGATGACAGGCGTGGCGTACTGTGTTGTAGTGGTTTACCGACATATAGAGCGAG TTTGTGTTGGCGATTTCATTTGTCTGAGCAGAACTGTGATTCCGGAGGATAGTGGTGGCGACTCAATTCGTCTGAGCAGAACTGTGGTTCCAGACAATGGTGGTGGCGACTCAATTCGTCTGAGCAGAACTGTGGTTCCGGACAATGGTGGTGGCGACTCAATTCGTCTTAGCAGAACTGTGGTTCTGGAGTGTGGTGATGATGGAGGCGGCAGCAGTTGTGGCGACGACGGCTTTGGCGACGGCGATGGGAACGGCGATGGGGACGGCAGTGTTATTTAA